AATGTTAGATTTAGCACTCGAAATTAAGGAGTGCTAACAGGGGTGATGAAACATGTTAACAGATCGACAATTACTTATTCTTCAAGTGATTATTGATGATTTCATTCGTTCTGCCCAGCCGGTAGGCTCGAGAAGCCTGTCCAAAAAGGAGGAAATCCCTTTCAGTTCAGCCACGATCCGCAATGAAATGTCGGACCTCGAGGAAATGGGACTGATAGAGAAAACACATACTTCATCAGGAAGAGTGCCTTCTGAAAAAGGATACCGGTTTTATGTAGATCATCTTTTAGCTCCTCATGCACTGAGGAAAAAAGATATGTCTCAAATCCAGTCGATTTTTGCGGACCGGATTATGGAGATGGAAAATATCGTACAGCGTTCAGCTGAAATTCTTTCAGAACTGACCAGTTATACGTCCGTTGTGCTCGGACCCGAGCTGCAGGAAAACAGGGTGAAAAATGTTCAGATTGTGCCGATCACGCGTGAAAGTGCGATTGCCATCATCGTAACGGACACTGGCCATGTTGAAAGCAGGAGGTTCTCCATCCCTTCAGGACTGAATCCGGATGACATTGAACAGATGGTGCGTGTGTTAAATGACCGTCTGACCGGAACGCCGTTAGTGGAACTTCAGGATAAGATGTATAAAGAGGTTGCGCTGTTTATTAAGCGGCACATTGCCAACTATGACCTGATGATCGAAGCGATCGCAGAAATCCTGAACATTCCCGTTCATGACAAACTGTTTTTTGGCGGCAAAATGAATATGATGAACCAGCCGGAATTCAGCAATATTGATAAGCTGCGTATGTTTATGGATGTGATTGAAAAAGAGGACTCTCTCTATCCGATTATTAAAAATAATTCAGGGTCGGGTATTCAGGTGAAAATTGGTACTGAAAACAACGATAAAGCGCTCAGCGACATTTCGCTTATTACTGCAACGTTCCCAGTCATAGGCGGACAAAGTGGAGCATTAGCCATTCTTGGTCCGAAAAGAATGGAATATGCAAGGGTGATCAGTCTGTTGAACGTGCTGAGTATGGATCTTTCAAAGGCTTTATCAAAATTTTATGAAACGGAACAGGATTAAATCCGTTATATAGATTCGGGAGAAAAATCCCCCCGCAATCCGTTATATAAAAAACTGCCGGGTATCAAAACCTGATTACCGGCAGTTCATTATGTGGTTTAGCTGTTTGTGAACAGGGAAAACCACTACCGTATTTCAAGGAGGTGAATGAGTGTGTCTGAAAAAGAAAACAGTCAGGAATTCACGGAAACTGCTGAAGAGACAAAGCCTGAAACTGAGGCGGTCGAAGCGGAAGTGAAATCTGAAGCAGAAGGCGAAGAAGGTACACAGGATGCTGCAGAAGAGAACTGGCAGGAAAAGGCTGAGGAAGCTGAAAACCGCTATCTGCGTCTGCGTGCTGATTTTGATAACTATCGCCGCCGTATTCAAAAAGAAAATGAAACCCTTCAAAAATACCGTGCTCAAAATGTTGTGACAGGAATTCTTCCTGCACTCGACAACTTTGAACGCGCGCTTAACATAGAAGTGACAAATGATGAATCAGAATCTCTTCTGAAAGGGATGAAAATGGTTCATGCGAGTCTGTTAGAAGCCCTGAAACAGGAAGGGGTAGAAGTCATTGAGTCTGTTGGACAGGAATTTGACCCTAACCTTCACCAGGCTGTCATGCAGTCTTCCGAAGAAGGAGTCGCATCCAACATCATTACTGAAGAACTTCAAAAGGGATATAAACTTAAGGATCGTGTCATTCGTCCTTCAATGGTAAAAGTGAACGAATAACGAAAAGACTTGAAACAGGAGGCTGATTTGGAATGAGTAAAATTATCGGAATTGACTTGGGAACAACGAATTCATGTGTGGCCGTTCTTGAAGGCGGAGAGCCTAAAGTAATTGCCAATCCGGAAGGTAACCGCACATCACCATCTGTTGTATCGTTTAAAAATGGTGAAAAACAGGTTGGGGAAGTAGCGAAGCGTCAGGCGATTACGAACCCGAACACAATTATGTCTGTTAAGCGCCACATGGGTACAGCTCATAAGGTAGAAGCAGAAGGTAAGGAATATTCTCCTCAGGAGATTTCCGCAATGATCCTTCAGTACTTAAAATCATATGCTGAAAGCTATCTTGGTGAAGAAGTAACAAAAGCGGTGATCACCGTACCAGCTTACTTCAACGATGCCGAGCGTCAGGCAACAAAGGATGCAGGAAAGATTGCAGGTCTTGAAGTTGAGCGTATCATCAACGAGCCGACAGCTGCAGCACTTGCTTACGGTCTTGATAAGATGGAAGAAGATCAGACAATTCTTGTATACGACCTAGGTGGCGGTACATTTGACGTATCGATTCTTGAACTAGGCGATGGCGTATTCGAAGTGCGCTCAACAGCAGGTGACAACCGTCTTGGAGGAGATGACTTTGACCAGGTCATCATCGACCACCTTGTAGCAGAATTCAAAAAAGACAACGGTATTGACCTTTCTAAAGATAAAATGGCTCTTCAGCGCTTAAAAGATGCTGCTGAAAAAGCGAAAAAAGACCTTTCAGGTGTGACATCCACTCAGATTTCACTGCCATTTATCACAGCAGGGGAAGCTGGACCTCTTCACCTTGAACTGAACCTGACACGTGCAAAGTTTGAAGAGCTCTCTTCAGGACTTGTAGAGCGTACAATGGGACCAACTCGTCAAGCGATTAAAGATGCAGGTCTTTCAGCTTCTGAGATTGATAAAATCATCCTTGTTGGTGGATCGACACGTATTCCTGCTGTTCAGGAAGCGATCAAGAAAGAAACAGGTAAAGAGCCGTCTAAAGGTGTTAACCCGGATGAAGTAGTAGCAATGGGTGCTGCGATCCAGGGTGGCGTACTGACTGGTGATGTAAAAGACGTTGTACTTCTTGACGTAACACCATTATCACTTGGTATCGAAACAATGGGTGGTGTATCTACCGTTCTGATTGAGCGTAATACAACGATCCCGACATCGAAATCTCAAACATTCTCAACAGCTGCTGATAACCAGAATGCGGTTGATATTCACGTGCTTCAGGGTGAACGCCCAATGGCAGCGGATAACAAAACACTTGGCAGATTCCAGCTTGGAGATATCCCGCCGGCACCTCGTGGCGTACCACAGATCGAAGTAACGTTCGATATTGATAAAAACGGTATTGTAAACGTAAGTGCAAAAGATCTTGGTACAGGAAAAGAGCAGAAGATTACAATCAAATCTTCTACAGGCTTATCTGATGAAGAGATCGACCGTATGGTAAAAGAAGCTGAGGAAAATGCTGATGCAGACAAGAAGCGCAAAGAAGAAGCGGAAGTCCGCAATGAAGCAGACCAGCTTGTTTTCCAGACAGACAAGACACTTTCTGACCTTGGTGAAAATGTCGATGAAGAAGAAAAGAAGAAAGCAGAAGCTGCACGTGATGAGCTGAAAGAAGCGATCGAGAAAAACGAGATCGAAGAGATCAAAACGAAAAAAGATGCGCTTCAGGAAATTCTTCAGGCTTTATCAATGAAGCTGTATGAAGAAGCAGCGAAGAAAGCAGAAGCTGAACAGCAAAATGCTGAAGGTAATTCTTCTGATGACAATGTTGTCGATGCAGAGTTTGAAGAAGTAGACGACGACAAGAAATAATTAAAGAGCTCAGAAAAAGCCAAAGTCACGGATGTCAGTGCTTTGGCTTTTTCTTTGTCATTGCGAAAAGAAGCGGATTAGTGATAAAATAACCTTTATGCTAAAGGACCCGGGGAGTGTAAAAATGAGTAAACGAGATTACTATGAGGTGCTCGGTTTATCTGAAGGAGCAACCAAAGAAGAAATCAAAAAAGCATACCGTAAGCTCTCGAAAAAATATCATCCTGATATTAATAAAGAAGACGGTGCGGATGAAAAATTTAAAGAAGTAAAAGAAGCATATGAAGTGTTAAGCGACGATCAGAAGCGCGCGCACTACGATCAATTTGGTCATACAGATCCGAACCAGGGCTTCGGCGGCGGAGCGGGCTTTGATGGCTTTGGCGGATTTGAAGATATATTCAGTTCATTTTTCGGTGGAGGCGGCAGACGCCGTGATCCGAATGCGCCACGCCAGGGTAATGACCTGCAGTACACCATGACGATTAAATTCGAGGAAGCGGTTTTCGGTAAAGAAACGGATATCGAAATTCCAAAAGAAGAGACGTGTGAAACGTGCGGCGGTGATGGCGCAAAGCCGGGAACGAAACCTGAAACGTGTCACCACTGTAAGGGATCAGGTCAGCTTAATGTAGAGCAGCAGACGCCGTTTGGCCGTATTGTAAACCGTCGTGTCTGCCATCACTGTGAAGGTTCCGGAAAGCTTGTAAAAGACAAGTGCACAACGTGTGGCGGAAACGGAAAAGTGAAGAAACGCAAGAAAATCCACGTGAAAATCCCTGCCGGAGTAGACGATGGTCAGCAGATGAGAGTGGCTGGCCAGGGTGAGCCGGGCTTTAACGGTGGTCCTCCTGGAGATCTTTATGTTGTATTCCGCGTGCGTCCACATGAGATCTTTGAGCGTGAAGGTGATGATATCTTCCTTGATATGCCGATCACATTTGTTCAGGCCGCACTTGGAGATGAGCTTGAAGTGCCAACTGTTCACGGCAAAGTGAAATGGAAGCTTCCTGCAGGAACACAATCAGGAACAGCCTTCAGATTAAAAGGAAAAGGCGTCAAAAATGTTCACGGCTATGGTACAGGAGATCAGCATATCCGTGTGAAAGTCATCACGCCGAAAAAGCTGACAGACAAACAAAAATCGCTCCTTCGTGAATTTGCTGAAGTAAGCGGAGATGTACCGGATGAACAGCATGATAATTTCTTTGATAAAGTAAAACGCGCATTTAAAGGCGACTGATCAAAAACAATACATGACCCGCATGACTTAAACAGGAATGCGGGTACATATATGACATGATACGGTTAAACATGAAATGGAGCTGGTCTGATGAAGTGGTCAGAAATTAGTATTCACACAACAAATGAGGCAATTGAGCCAATTTCCAATATCCTGCATGAATCAGGTGCAAGCGGCGTCGTCATTGAGGATCCGAAGGAACTTCACAAAGAACGTGAAGATCAGTTCGGTGAAATTTACGATTTAAATCCGGATGATTACCCTGACAGCGGCGTTATTGTAAAGGCTTATCTGCCGGTCAACAGCTTTCTTGCTGAAACAGTAGACGGAATCAAACAGGAAGTCAGCAATCTTGTTTCGTTTGATATTGATATCGGAGCCAACAAAGTCGAGATCAGTGAAGTCAACGAAGAGGAATGGGCAACCGCGTGGAAAAAATATTATAACCCTGTCAAGATTTCCTCCACTTTTACCATCGTCCCGACGTGGGAAGATTATGAAAGAGTTTCAAGCGATGAACTGATTATTGAACTCGATCCCGGAATGGCTTTCGGTACAGGAACACACCCGACAACCGTGATGTGTATTCAGGCCCTTGAACGCACCGTTAAAGAGGGGGATTCTGTCATCGATGTCGGAACAGGGTCCGGTGTATTAAGTATTGCAGCTGCACTTTTAAAAGCCGATAAAGTGCTTTCGCTTGATCTTGATGAAGTCGCTGTCAGAGCAGCAAAAGAAAATGTTGAATTAAACAAAGTGGAGAACATTGTGACCGTTCAGCAGGGCAACCTGTTGGACCAGCAGCAGGAAACATACGAAGTGATCGTGGCAAATATTCTTGCAGAAGTCATTTTAACATTCACCGATGATGCTTATAAGCTGACGGCAGAAGGCGGGACCTTTATTACTTCCGGCATCATTAAGCAGAAAAAAGAAATGGTGAAGGATGCACTGATTCAGTCTGGATTTGTGATCGAAGAAGTGCTGTCAATGGAAGATTGGGTAGCCATTATCGCCAAAAAGCCGAAAGAGTGATCAGCCATGCAACGTTATTTTACAGACATTCTATGTCCTGAGGATAAACGATTTACCGTGAGTGGCGATGATGCCAGACATATGATCCGCGTCATGAGAATGAAGGCAGGGGATTCATTTATTGCGGTATTCAAAGATCAAACCGCATATCGATCCGTTATAACCGGAGTAAATGATACTGAAGTTGAAGCTCTTGCTGAAGAAAAGCTGGATCGCACGCCTGAGCTGCCGATTCATGTGACGATTGCACAGGGATTGCCAAAAGGTGATAAACTGGAGCTTGTGATTCAAAAAGCGACTGAACTCGGTTTTTCGCGCATGATCCCTTTTAAAGCAGATCGCTCCATTGTAAAATGGGATGATAAAAAGGGACAAAAGAAAACGGACCGCTGGCAGAAAATCGCCAGGGAAGCTGCAGAACAGAGTCATCGGACGGTCGTCCCTGACATTGCAACGCCAGTCAGCTTTCATGATCTGGTCGGAACATTTTCAGACTATGATGCCGTCATTACGGCTTATGAAGAACAGGCGAAATCAGGAGAAAAATCGAACTTTTCTTCAGTCCTGTCCCGCTTACCGGAGGGTAGTCAGCTTCTTGTTATTGTGGGA
The nucleotide sequence above comes from Jeotgalibacillus aurantiacus. Encoded proteins:
- the hrcA gene encoding heat-inducible transcriptional repressor HrcA; translated protein: MLTDRQLLILQVIIDDFIRSAQPVGSRSLSKKEEIPFSSATIRNEMSDLEEMGLIEKTHTSSGRVPSEKGYRFYVDHLLAPHALRKKDMSQIQSIFADRIMEMENIVQRSAEILSELTSYTSVVLGPELQENRVKNVQIVPITRESAIAIIVTDTGHVESRRFSIPSGLNPDDIEQMVRVLNDRLTGTPLVELQDKMYKEVALFIKRHIANYDLMIEAIAEILNIPVHDKLFFGGKMNMMNQPEFSNIDKLRMFMDVIEKEDSLYPIIKNNSGSGIQVKIGTENNDKALSDISLITATFPVIGGQSGALAILGPKRMEYARVISLLNVLSMDLSKALSKFYETEQD
- the grpE gene encoding nucleotide exchange factor GrpE is translated as MSVSEKENSQEFTETAEETKPETEAVEAEVKSEAEGEEGTQDAAEENWQEKAEEAENRYLRLRADFDNYRRRIQKENETLQKYRAQNVVTGILPALDNFERALNIEVTNDESESLLKGMKMVHASLLEALKQEGVEVIESVGQEFDPNLHQAVMQSSEEGVASNIITEELQKGYKLKDRVIRPSMVKVNE
- a CDS encoding 16S rRNA (uracil(1498)-N(3))-methyltransferase, which codes for MQRYFTDILCPEDKRFTVSGDDARHMIRVMRMKAGDSFIAVFKDQTAYRSVITGVNDTEVEALAEEKLDRTPELPIHVTIAQGLPKGDKLELVIQKATELGFSRMIPFKADRSIVKWDDKKGQKKTDRWQKIAREAAEQSHRTVVPDIATPVSFHDLVGTFSDYDAVITAYEEQAKSGEKSNFSSVLSRLPEGSQLLVIVGPEGGLSEKEIDILEQNQAVSCGFGPRILRTETAPLYALAAISYHYELMR
- the dnaK gene encoding molecular chaperone DnaK, with translation MSKIIGIDLGTTNSCVAVLEGGEPKVIANPEGNRTSPSVVSFKNGEKQVGEVAKRQAITNPNTIMSVKRHMGTAHKVEAEGKEYSPQEISAMILQYLKSYAESYLGEEVTKAVITVPAYFNDAERQATKDAGKIAGLEVERIINEPTAAALAYGLDKMEEDQTILVYDLGGGTFDVSILELGDGVFEVRSTAGDNRLGGDDFDQVIIDHLVAEFKKDNGIDLSKDKMALQRLKDAAEKAKKDLSGVTSTQISLPFITAGEAGPLHLELNLTRAKFEELSSGLVERTMGPTRQAIKDAGLSASEIDKIILVGGSTRIPAVQEAIKKETGKEPSKGVNPDEVVAMGAAIQGGVLTGDVKDVVLLDVTPLSLGIETMGGVSTVLIERNTTIPTSKSQTFSTAADNQNAVDIHVLQGERPMAADNKTLGRFQLGDIPPAPRGVPQIEVTFDIDKNGIVNVSAKDLGTGKEQKITIKSSTGLSDEEIDRMVKEAEENADADKKRKEEAEVRNEADQLVFQTDKTLSDLGENVDEEEKKKAEAARDELKEAIEKNEIEEIKTKKDALQEILQALSMKLYEEAAKKAEAEQQNAEGNSSDDNVVDAEFEEVDDDKK
- the prmA gene encoding 50S ribosomal protein L11 methyltransferase, whose product is MKWSEISIHTTNEAIEPISNILHESGASGVVIEDPKELHKEREDQFGEIYDLNPDDYPDSGVIVKAYLPVNSFLAETVDGIKQEVSNLVSFDIDIGANKVEISEVNEEEWATAWKKYYNPVKISSTFTIVPTWEDYERVSSDELIIELDPGMAFGTGTHPTTVMCIQALERTVKEGDSVIDVGTGSGVLSIAAALLKADKVLSLDLDEVAVRAAKENVELNKVENIVTVQQGNLLDQQQETYEVIVANILAEVILTFTDDAYKLTAEGGTFITSGIIKQKKEMVKDALIQSGFVIEEVLSMEDWVAIIAKKPKE
- the dnaJ gene encoding molecular chaperone DnaJ produces the protein MSKRDYYEVLGLSEGATKEEIKKAYRKLSKKYHPDINKEDGADEKFKEVKEAYEVLSDDQKRAHYDQFGHTDPNQGFGGGAGFDGFGGFEDIFSSFFGGGGRRRDPNAPRQGNDLQYTMTIKFEEAVFGKETDIEIPKEETCETCGGDGAKPGTKPETCHHCKGSGQLNVEQQTPFGRIVNRRVCHHCEGSGKLVKDKCTTCGGNGKVKKRKKIHVKIPAGVDDGQQMRVAGQGEPGFNGGPPGDLYVVFRVRPHEIFEREGDDIFLDMPITFVQAALGDELEVPTVHGKVKWKLPAGTQSGTAFRLKGKGVKNVHGYGTGDQHIRVKVITPKKLTDKQKSLLREFAEVSGDVPDEQHDNFFDKVKRAFKGD